The Humulus lupulus chromosome 3, drHumLupu1.1, whole genome shotgun sequence genome window below encodes:
- the LOC133823763 gene encoding uncharacterized protein LOC133823763: MFGKKHKTMTAREEIARLKAEIEELKRHKFSTEEELAQNEEYNEENDECGYYDEGQFDEGQYYENTSDEVYQPAPNVDDHFHQTEDYPFDEDDGSSIYESPPPPSYEVYLCSDNIDNVVAKGVLIVPNMGSQITVHGNVLDDSVARVWLIDVLQEEAEIPIPFGNVRYVGDARDTFLPWPKNLIVTCQV; the protein is encoded by the coding sequence atgtttggaaaaaaacataaaacaatgactgcaagagaggagattgctcgactaaaagctgagattgaagagctaaaaagacataaatttagcacagaagaggaattagctcaaaatgaaGAATATAATGAGGAAAACGATGAGTGTGGATACTACGATGAAGGGCAATTTGACgagggacaatattatgagaatacaagtGATGAAGTCTATCAACCTGCCCCCAACGTagatgatcattttcatcaaaccgaagactatccttttgatgaagatgatggatcatcaatttatgagtctccGCCACCACCGAGCTATGAAGTTTATTTGTGTTctgataatattgacaatgtggtggctaagggtgtactcattgtaccaaacatgggtagccaaattaccgtccatggaaatgtacttgatgattcagttgcgagggtttggcttatagatgtcttacaagaagaagctgagatccctattccctttggtaacgtacgatatgttggggacgcaCGAGACACATTCCTGCCTTGGCCTAAAAATTTAATTGTCACttgtcaggtataa